The Solanum dulcamara chromosome 6, daSolDulc1.2, whole genome shotgun sequence genome contains the following window.
ggaGTCATCTCAATTCCATTCCGAACGTCAAACTCcaaaagtttatgaaaatcAAACCTTGGccaaaaattcatgaaattcccaactcaagacttTAATTCTTCATCATAGCCCcaattttgattttataaacTCTCGTAGACCAATTTCCCCTTTTCGGAGCTGATGAAATTAACAGAATTCCGTTTCAAGACTCGTAGCTATGATTTACCTAAAATACCATTTTtaaacacttaaagcttatgataactccaaattttcaaaactcaacattttcATAGAAATTTCTTAAAACCGACTCTCGATACAAACCAGATAAGACTCGAGACAACTAGGGAGAgaggtaaaatggttatttcaCAAAAGagttcaaaaatgacctggtcATTTTATAATGATAGTATAAAAGACATTCAAAAGGATTATTCTGTTGAGCTGATTTATATGCAAGCATGGAGGGCAAGAGAAAAGGTAATAGAATTGATAAGAGGGAACCCTGCTGGATCGTATTGTAAGTTGCTGATGTAACTGTCAATTATTCTAATAAAATTGACAGTTACAACAATTAAACTACATATCCCACCCCatcaataagaaaaacaaaaagaaaagaaaaaacaaaaagaaggaaACTTTTAGAAAAACCCAATtaacaagaaaattaaaattgacaGTTTGACCATCTAATGACAAAGGTGAATAAAATTGACTCTAGGATGTCAAGGTATTTGATGAAAATTGGATATGATAGGTGGTCAAGAGCGCACGCGAAAGTCAACAGAGGTTTGGTTATGACTTCAAATATAGCTGAGTCTGTTAATTctacaaataaatatgcaagaGATATGCCGGTGCTCGGGTTGTAGATTTTATGACAACTTTGATCCAAAAGTGGAATTGTCAAACAAGAAAATTGCAATAAACACAACAACAAAACTTTCCAACAAATACAACACAATTCTATTGGAGAATATGCAAGAATCAATACAAATGAGGGTAAAACTTCTTATTACAGTTTGTATAAATATTGCATAGTGTATGTATACATATTGTATAACAGGTGACTaactttatttttgaaaatgtttAGGTAATGCCTTCAAGTGAGTGCTTATACACTGTGATTGATATGATCAGGCAGTACATTGTGTGTTTGAAAGAAGGAATATGTACTTGCAAGAAGTATCAAATTGATGAATTGCTATGTCAACATGTTTGTACAGTTTTGAAGAAGAAATATGTGCATAGAGAAAAGTGTTTCTCCTTTTACTACACAAAGGAGTATATGCTTAAAAGATATGAAGTCCTTGTTGAGCCTCTTTCAGACGAGAGTGCATGGGATATTCCTAAAGAGATTCTAGAAGAAGTCGTGCTACCACCAAAGGGAAAAAAGTGTAGGAAGGCGGAGAAAGAAGAGGGCAAAAAGATTTacagaaataaagaaaaagcgGGCAAAGACTTCATGTGCATCCTGTGGGTAACAAGGGCATAATAGGAGATCGTGCAAGAATGTTCTACATTAAAattgttaaattttatttgattttcaaaatattttatttgataaaattgTTGATACTTCATGAATATACACACACTATACAATTCACCTATACACTATAGAGTTTGatttgattatgagtttatacTTGATGTTACATTCTTGAATAACACTTAATGCTATAAATAATATAGACTGAATGTATAGTTGAGGTATATGATATGTATAGctgttgtatatgtatgtatagttCTTGTATAAAGATGTATATCTAACGTATATGTAGATGAAGTCTCTATAAAACAATTTGCtacataaaaaaatgaaaatttgcaTAACACATTTATATTTTGTgcaaaagaattttaaaaaaaaaactattaatCTGAACCATCACTTCACCAATTACCTTGAATGATAATAAacattcaaaaactcaaaactaATTACACGCTGTTTGATTTGTCAGAGATCAACAAACAAGCAAAGACAAGGTAACTAGTAGAACAATGATAATTAATTACACGCAATTTGATTTatcaattattataattttttaaaaactacaCTTTCAATAGCCAAattttctactttttctttctctttttgatcttttcatcatttttttcttaatcattTCGATCATAAATTCTGCTAGTTATCTCCGATTCACTAATTGCACCACCTAAATTTTTTTTGGCCATTGTATACTCCCATAATAAATTGCATATCTTGAATGAATCATTTGGCCATCAAAACCTTTTTTGGAGCTGGAAAAGATTTTTCCATTATGAAATACTCAGCAAAGGTTGCTACGAATGCAACACAGTCCCTACAGTaatcaaaataatcaaaataataaataaatcaaaagcTAACAGagaaacacacacaaaaaaaacttacGCAATGTTTTATTATGGCAATCCATAAACAAGCTTGATATCCAAAAGTGCAACTAAGGCCTTTCCAAAATATGCATCGCTAAGCCAATAAATACCttctattttttataaaattttgttgTCTCTAGGTAAATAGGTATAAGCTCAGCATATGATGCTACGACATCACGAACAAATTTATCATTCATAGCTACACGCTTCAAATCATACATATAAATGCACCTATCTTTAACAGTGAAGACACCCAACACCCAACACCCAATGTCAGCGACTCTTTATGTGAATTGACATTAACACATGATCAACTGTATGCCAAAAAACATTCACATCGATAACAAAGCAAAAAATACATTCAGCTACAATATGATTCGCCAGGAGCACATTTTTATCtttcttattttgaaaaaactttGTATGTAGATCAAACAACTCATTATGAAATAGAAAATCAGTTGTTGTGAACTTCACGTTAACATTAGGACCATACTTTTCCTTCTTCCTCAGGTAATAAAAGATCACACCAAGATGCTGAAAATAACAAAATACAAAGCACATAATCAtatactaaaaaatataaacaagtaTACAGTACTACAGTACTATGCatgactatacatgaaatatactcCAAAACAAATGCACATAACTTAACTATACATAAACTATACACTGAgtatacagtttgatatacTAAAAAGTGACCACCTCATGTCAGTAACATCACCTATATATAAATGAAACAGGAAAAAGTATCACACTAAATCAAAGagaaaaaacttttaaaaattttataggAAAAAGGAAGTAAATCATACTGTGTTGCTCAATCCATCACCAACAGTGTATAACTTTGTGAACCATCCCTTCGCATTCCAAAGATCaacttcaagatcaagtgaaaGCTGCCTGAAAAATCAGTAGAAACAAAATAAGCAAAATGTAGTAACTTAAAAAAAAGTAGACAATTTTATGAAAACAACTTACTCTTTGTTGCCTTTCTGCTGTTTAATCCACTTTAAAAATGACTCCAACAATTTAGAAGGAACATGCATATCAACATCACTCTCAAAAGGATGCTTTCTATTAAAGATGACACTTTGTATTTCTGTTGGCAAGGTACTCATGCCTGAATCAAACTCAGTTACAAATCGAGACTTGCAAAGAGTCCCTGGGAGCTTTACTGTACGAGATTGTTCAGGCATAATATTCTCTGCCACTCTTGAATCTTTCTCGACAACCAATTTCGGATCCacaactttattttaaaaaaatatcaggACAAAATAAAATGTAAAACTCAAGAAGCATCTATTAAACAAGTAAAAAACAAATTACTAAACCCGTATCAACAACATGAGACTTAATTTCAGGAGTTACTTGAGCAACAACTTGTTCAACTGTGGCTACTTGTGCATTTGCAACTACACAAAGCATAAGACAATGTATAAAAAGtgttgataaaataaaaatagatacaACAGAACAAAAATGAAATATACAAAACAACTTGAAATCTTAAAAACTAACTAGTAGAAGCATCTACTCCCTTCATGGCATCACCACCATAATCAGTTGTGTCATTAGGGGGAGTTCATGATATGCATCTTATCAACTCGATAATGCTCATCGCCATCaaactcttcaattttcttGTCCTTCATAAGTTTGAACAGTTCTTTGAATGAAGATACCACAAAGTCATTCAATTTTGTGACTTTATCATTaagctaaaataaaaaaaaataagtaaagttaaaagaaagaagaaactaATACACTACATAAAGGTAAATAGATCTTACAACTCCAAGTTTGTCcctgagttttatgatctcaaGCTTCAAATCATCAAGTTTCAAAGAGGGAGCTTGCACACAAGAGGTTCTTCTTTGGTATTTTTCTGTACAGGACATTGCAGGTGGGGTGCAAAAATCATCATGTACTTCATGAGCTTTACGCATATCATCATAGAAGCCCTGAAGATAAGGCTTTGATTTTTCTTCATGAGTAGCACATATATTTCTCGCCTTCCACTAAAAAAGTAAAATgcattaataaaaaatataaagttatgtagaaaaataaaagaattatatCAAAAGTAAATATAGTACCTCATCAATATTCTTAACTTTAAGATCATTAAGCGAAGGCATGTTAGTTACTTTCCAGTTCAGTATTCGTGGAGACTTCGTGCCAACTCGAGTAGCAATACTCCAATCCAAATTACACGAACACACATAAAACCAAGTGAGAAATGCAAGTGGTAGACCCCCAATCCTGTtcatgttttttatttttcttattttatcacGCATTGACTTCAAGGTAGCTTCAAAAATCACTTTGCCACAATGATATGTCTCGTACATACCACTATCAACTAGATAAAAGTTGCTTTTGTGGATGACATGTTCATTTTCATTTGGGAATAAGCCAAGATGAATGAAATACATCACAACCATTTTCAATGCATCATTATTTGATTTTCAAGGCTTCTTCAAGAAGCATTGCAATAACTCGGACCTTGTTACCTTTTGACTATTCTCAAAGTATTTATACAAAAACGACTTTGATTCTTCAATATCCGGCACTCTTTGATTTTTATCAAAACACTTGAGGCCAATCATGATTGCAAATTCTTTAAGACCGAACCTCAAGATGGTACCATTGATCTTAACGCACAAGTCATTCACATTATCCGAAACTACCTCTCTCAATAACAATGCATATATTAGATGATTTTGAATAATGAATTTAGGCAGTTAAACAaaattcgtacattcggacacaaaccttgctatgtccttcttcatgccaccccaccaatacaactcctttaagtctcggtacattttcgttgaaccgggatgaatggagtatgtagaattatgagcctccatcatgatcaaactgcttaagccatcaacatttggaacacatatccgaccttgatagtatagtaccccatctcccccttgggaaaagacctctatcttcttttcctttaccaacttctttaactcgataaactttgggtcaagatcttgcttggatttaacatccaccaccaaagaggatttagacctattttgaacaaccatacccccatcattagtactacccaacttcacccctaatctagccaatcgatgaacatctttcaccaactccttcttcctttcatccacatgggctacactccccatagacactctactaagtgcatcagcaaccacattggctttacccagatgatagtgcacactcatgtcatagtccttaaggagttgtagccacctcctttgccttagattaaggtccttttgggtgaacacatattgaagactcttatgatcagtatacacatccacatgcaccccatagaggtaatgcctccaaatctttagagcaaaaacaacggccgccaattcaaggtcatgggtagggtagttgcactcatgcacctttaattgcctagaatcataggctattaccttgactttttgcattaagacacagcctaaaccaatctttgaagcatcacaataaactacaaacccctctaatccttctgggagagtcaaaataggagcagaggtaagtcgatcttttaaggtctggaaactcttctcacacttatctgtccatatgaatttggaattcttttgggtcaattttgtcataggagatgagatggaagaaaagcctttgacgaaccttctatagtacccggctagacctaagaaactcctaatgtctaaaggagataatggtctaggccaatttttgactgcctctattttcttaggatcaaccttgattccattaccggacactatgtgaccaagaaatgctacctcttttaaccaaaattcacacttactaaattttgcaaataattgtttatccctcaatgtttgaagaacaactctcaagtgatttttatgttcttcctcaccccgagagtaaattaaaatatcatcaatgaagactactacaaaggtatcaaggtaaggtttgaacaccctattcatcaagtccataaacaccgccggtgcattcgtcaacccaaaactcatcaccacaaactcatagtgaccataccttgttcggaaggctgttttgggaatgtcaaactcccttacccgtagttggtgatagccggaccgaaggtcgatcttggagaagtgacttaccccttgcaattgatcaaacaagtcatctattctagggagtgggtacttgttcttaatggtcatcttatttaattaccggtagtctatgcacattcgaagtgacccatccttctttcttacaaatagaacgggagcaccccatggcgaaatatttggtcttatgaaccccttttctaacaagtcctttaattgtttcttcagctctttcaattctactggggccatacagtaaggaggaatagagataggttgggtatcggggaggagatcgataccaaaatcaacttccctttcgggagggacatcgggaaggtcatcgggaaagacatcggggaattcattgactataggaactgactcaagagaaggacttttggagttgacatccctaaccctcacaatgtggtaaatacatcccttagaaataattttgcgagccttaagataagaaataaactgacccttcaccaccgaatcacgaccctgctattcaataataggctcatttggaaattggaacttgactcaacgatttctacaatctatggaagcataagatgcatgtaaccaatccaacccaagaatgacatcgaaatctatcatgtcaagctcaatgagatcacaaggaataactttatgcaagatagacacaaggcaattcctatagacctttctagcaataattgactcaccaacaggggtagacaccaaataaggttctaataacatttcaggtaaaacatcaaatctattagcaaggaatggagtaacaaaagataaatttgcacccggatctaatagtgcatacacatcaaaagaaaagacctttaacataccggtaatgacattgggtgcatcctcaatctcttgtctcccatgtaaGGCataaagcggttggtgcgttggacacctccttggacttgttgatcATGAgcatttgtccttgagtcctaccaccaccatctctacaatccttagcatggtggcccagcttgccacacttaaagcatgcattagagccggctaagcattcccctttgtgagtccttccacacttcttgcgagaggggaaagtttgagtatcAACATTCTCttttggaatcattggtttaccacttttatccttgttgaactttataggaggagtattggtggaaccttgtcccataaatcgttgcccaccttggcctttgccattgttaccatgatcggacctttgagggttaaaccctccaccatctactctagcctttttgaacccccttgatctctctctaaggttctcttcttcaatttgttttgtgtaagtcattaactgagagatatccatctccttgatcaacatggccattttgcactccttggacaccaagcttgagacaccagaaataa
Protein-coding sequences here:
- the LOC129892883 gene encoding uncharacterized protein LOC129892883 — protein: MQEICRCSGCRFYDNFDPKVELSNKKIAINTTTKLSNKYNTILLENMQESIQMRVMPSSECLYTVIDMIRQYIVCLKEGICTCKKYQIDELLCQHVCTVLKKKYVHREKCFSFYYTKEYMLKRYEVLVEPLSDESAWDIPKEILEEVVLPPKGKKCRKAEKEEGKKIYRNKEKAGKDFMCILWVTRA
- the LOC129891229 gene encoding uncharacterized protein LOC129891229 — translated: MVVMYFIHLGLFPNENEHVIHKSNFYLVDSGMYETYHCGKVIFEATLKSMRDKIRKIKNMNRIGGLPLAFLTWFYVCSCNLDWSIATRVGTKSPRILNWKVTNMPSLNDLKVKNIDEWKARNICATHEEKSKPYLQGFYDDMRKAHEVHDDFCTPPAMSCTEKYQRRTSCVQAPSLKLDDLKLEIIKLRDKLGVLNDKVTKLNDFVVSSFKELFKLMKDKKIEEFDGDEHYRVDKMHIMNSP